One window of the Eucalyptus grandis isolate ANBG69807.140 chromosome 8, ASM1654582v1, whole genome shotgun sequence genome contains the following:
- the LOC104456206 gene encoding stearoyl-[acyl-carrier-protein] 9-desaturase, chloroplastic has product MALKLNPFLASEPMMMKSPSFALPPMANRSLRSPSFLMASTLRSGSASTKEVESVKKVFMPPREVHVQVTHSMPPQKIEIFKSMEDWAEKNILVHLKPVEKCWQPQDFLPDPASDGFEDQVRELRERAKEIPDDYFVVLVGDMITEEALPTYQTMLNTLDGVRDETGASPTSWAIWTRAWTAEENRHGDLLNKYLYLSGRVDMRQIEKTIQYLIGSGMDPRTENSPYLGFIYTSFQERATFISHGNTARHAKEHGDLKLAQICGTIASDEKRHEMAYTKIVEKLFEIDPDGTVLAFADMMRKKISMPAHLMYDGQDDNLFDNFSAVAQRLGVYTAKDYADILEFLVGRWKVENLTGLSGEGRKAQEYVCGLPPRIRRLEERAQGRVKERPTIPFSWIFNRQVKL; this is encoded by the exons ATGGCGCTGAAGCTGAATCCCTTCCTCGCCTCCGAGCCCATGATGATGAAGTCGCCCTCCTTCGCGCTGCCCCCAATGGCCAACCGCAGCCTCAGATCTCCCTCCTTCCTCATGGCCTCCACCCTCCGCTCCGGGAGCGCCTCCACCAA GGAGGTTGAGAGTGTCAAGAAGGTTTTTATGCCCCCTCGGGAGGTGCATGTCCAAGTAACCCACTCCATGCCTCCCCAAAAGATTGAAATATTCAAATCTATGGAGGATTGGGCTGAGAAGAACATATTAGTTCACTTGAAGCCTGTCGAGAAGTGTTGGCAACCGCAGGATTTTCTGCCAGATCCTGCCTCTGACGGATTTGAAGACCAAGTTAGGGAACTGAGGGAGAGGGCTAAGGAAATTCCTGATGATTACTTTGTTGTTTTGGTTGGAGACATGATAACAGAAGAAGCTCTCCCTACTTATCAGACGATGCTTAACACCTTGGATGGAGTTCGAGATGAGACGGGTGCAAGCCCAACATCTTGGGCCATTTGGACAAGGGCATGGACTGCAGAGGAGAACAGACATGGTGACCTCCTGAACAAGTACTTGTACTTATCTGGAAGAGTGGACATGAGgcaaattgaaaaaacaattcAGTATCTGATCGGGTCAGGGATG GATCCTCGGACGGAGAACAGCCCCTACCTTGGCTTTATTTACACTTCATTCCAAGAAAGAGCGACATTCATTTCTCATGGAAACACTGCCAGGCATGCCAAGGAGCATGGGGACTTGAAATTGGCTCAAATTTGTGGCACAATTGCATCGGATGAGAAGCGCCATGAAATGGCCTACACCAAGATCGTGGAGAAGCTCTTTGAGATCGACCCAGATGGCACTGTCTTAGCATTTGCTGACATGATGAGGAAGAAAATCTCTATGCCGGCTCATTTGATGTATGATGGTCAGGATGACAACCTTTTTGACAATTTCTCGGCCGTTGCTCAACGACTTGGTGTGTACACAGCCAAGGACTATGCTGACATCTTGGAGTTTCTGGTGGGAAGGTGGAAGGTGGAGAATCTCACTGGACTTTCAGGTGAAGGAAGGAAAGCTCAGGAATATGTTTGCGGGCTTCCGCCAAGAATTAGAAGGCTGGAGGAGAGAGCTCAGGGAAGGGTGAAGGAACGACCCACTATCCCATTCAGCTGGATTTTCAATAGACAAGTGAAGCTTTAA